The following proteins come from a genomic window of Paucimonas lemoignei:
- a CDS encoding isoflavone oxidoreductase: MQTPKPVETDNILVLGAGELGMSVLRELARTTPDNKDAAVRITVLLRPPTAVVQDASKTHAIGELRGLGIDILQADVVNDSVEELAEHFSRFDTIISCVGFIAGAGTQLKLTRAVLQASVRRYVPWQFGVDYDVIGKGSAQDLFNEQLEVRELLRAQRATEWIIISTGMFTSFLFEPAFGVVDLANNTVHALGSWDTEVTVTTPEDIGMLTAKIVFAKPRLANQVVFVAGDTLTYAQLADAVDATLNRTVSRIEWSIPKLKDDLKAAPNDPLSKYRAVFAEGKGVAWDKGQTFNAANGIELTTTADWIEQNLLMR; encoded by the coding sequence ATGCAAACGCCTAAACCAGTGGAAACCGACAATATTCTGGTGCTGGGGGCCGGTGAACTCGGCATGTCCGTATTGCGCGAGCTGGCCAGGACTACGCCAGACAACAAGGATGCAGCCGTTCGTATTACGGTGCTTCTGCGTCCACCGACAGCCGTGGTTCAAGACGCGTCTAAAACGCACGCCATTGGAGAACTCCGTGGGCTAGGCATAGACATTTTGCAGGCTGACGTCGTTAACGATTCAGTTGAGGAGCTTGCCGAGCATTTCTCCCGATTTGACACGATCATCAGTTGCGTAGGTTTCATAGCCGGCGCGGGCACCCAGCTGAAACTCACCCGGGCAGTGCTTCAGGCAAGCGTTAGACGCTACGTACCATGGCAATTTGGCGTCGACTACGACGTGATTGGCAAAGGCAGTGCGCAGGATTTATTCAATGAGCAACTTGAAGTCCGTGAGCTGCTGCGTGCGCAGCGCGCTACCGAATGGATCATCATCTCCACCGGGATGTTTACCAGCTTCTTGTTCGAGCCAGCGTTTGGAGTGGTTGATCTGGCAAACAATACCGTTCATGCGCTAGGCAGCTGGGATACCGAGGTCACCGTGACTACGCCAGAAGATATAGGGATGCTGACGGCGAAGATTGTGTTTGCCAAGCCGCGTCTCGCCAATCAGGTGGTCTTCGTGGCCGGAGACACCCTGACCTACGCACAGTTGGCGGATGCAGTTGATGCAACACTCAACCGAACGGTATCTCGCATCGAATGGAGCATTCCCAAATTGAAGGACGATCTCAAAGCTGCTCCGAATGACCCGCTCAGCAAGTACCGGGCTGTGTTCGCTGAAGGCAAAGGAGTCGCTTGGGATAAGGGCCAGACCTTCAACGCTGCAAACGGTATTGAGCTGACGACGACGGCCGATTGGATTGAGCAGAACCTGCTAATGCGATGA
- a CDS encoding AraC family transcriptional regulator encodes MTRSDSCTSRMVHLMEKLAPVEGYNLSALEDIRFLRSNRPLTRTPVLYEPGIVILCQGRKRGYLGDDVYIYDAQHYLVVSVPVPFTMETDASAAEPMLAVYMRLNFQLASELMLQVDEALGPSDAPPKGMYASPMDDLLRTSTQRFLEAMHNPVEAQILGPSLVREIYYRILTGEQGGSMRAALNLQGHFGKVTRAIRKIHCCYQERLDVVSLAREASMSVPSFHLHFRRVTDLSPMQYLKSTRLHQARLLMLRNTMTASTAAFHVGYESASQFSREFKRFFGRTPHAEIEWMKATYALPAPSTPSIYISSH; translated from the coding sequence ATGACTCGGTCCGACTCATGCACCTCGCGCATGGTTCATTTGATGGAAAAGCTCGCGCCGGTCGAGGGTTACAATCTCAGCGCGCTGGAAGACATCCGTTTCCTGCGTTCGAATCGGCCACTCACTCGCACTCCGGTACTGTACGAGCCCGGTATCGTGATTCTCTGCCAAGGGCGCAAGCGCGGGTATCTAGGCGATGATGTCTATATTTACGACGCCCAGCACTACCTCGTTGTGTCCGTCCCCGTTCCTTTCACCATGGAGACTGATGCCAGCGCAGCAGAACCGATGCTAGCGGTCTACATGCGCCTGAATTTTCAGCTTGCCAGCGAACTGATGCTGCAAGTGGATGAAGCCCTTGGGCCAAGTGATGCCCCGCCCAAGGGCATGTATGCCTCGCCAATGGACGATCTGCTGCGCACCTCAACGCAGCGATTTCTTGAGGCGATGCACAATCCTGTCGAAGCGCAAATACTTGGGCCGTCGCTGGTGCGCGAGATTTACTACCGAATACTGACCGGCGAGCAGGGTGGATCAATGCGCGCCGCGCTTAATCTTCAGGGGCATTTCGGGAAAGTCACCCGGGCGATCCGTAAGATCCACTGTTGCTACCAAGAGCGCCTGGATGTTGTGTCCCTTGCCCGAGAGGCGAGTATGAGCGTGCCCAGTTTTCATCTGCACTTTCGCAGAGTGACGGACTTGTCGCCGATGCAGTACCTGAAGTCGACGCGGCTGCATCAGGCGCGATTGCTGATGCTAAGAAACACGATGACTGCCTCGACGGCAGCGTTCCATGTCGGCTACGAAAGCGCCTCGCAATTCAGCCGCGAATTCAAACGCTTCTTTGGACGAACGCCCCACGCAGAGATCGAATGGATGAAGGCGACCTATGCACTGCCTGCGCCTTCTACGCCTTCTATTTATATCTCATCGCATTAG
- the fabG_13 gene encoding short-chain dehydrogenase, with amino-acid sequence MTSRKTLFITGVSSGFGNALAQEAIAAGHRVIGTVRSEAALQVFEALCVDNAHGVILDVTDFARIDSVVAAIEATHGPVDVLVNNAGYGHEGIFEESSLEEMRRQFDVNVFGAVAVTKAFVPYFRQRRAGHILNITSMGGTITMPGIAYYCGSKFALEGISDTLSKELSPFNIFVTAVAPGSFRTDWAGRSMQRTPRSIADYDASFDPVRKAREEKSGKQLGDPQKAAQAMLQVIASATPPKHLLLGSDALSLVREKLNRAASEIDQWETLTRSTDG; translated from the coding sequence ATGACCAGCAGAAAAACTCTATTCATCACTGGGGTGAGCAGTGGCTTTGGCAACGCGCTGGCGCAAGAAGCTATTGCAGCGGGGCACCGCGTCATAGGTACCGTGCGCAGTGAAGCCGCCTTGCAGGTCTTTGAGGCGCTCTGCGTGGATAACGCTCATGGGGTGATTCTGGATGTCACTGACTTCGCCAGGATCGACAGCGTAGTAGCGGCTATTGAAGCCACCCACGGCCCGGTCGACGTATTGGTTAATAATGCGGGTTATGGTCATGAGGGCATCTTTGAAGAGTCGTCGCTGGAGGAGATGCGTCGCCAATTCGACGTCAACGTATTCGGGGCAGTCGCGGTCACAAAGGCTTTCGTGCCTTATTTTCGTCAGCGTCGTGCCGGTCACATCCTCAATATCACCTCCATGGGCGGCACAATCACAATGCCAGGGATTGCGTACTATTGCGGTAGCAAGTTTGCCCTCGAAGGTATCTCCGATACGCTGAGCAAAGAACTTTCACCTTTCAACATCTTCGTGACTGCCGTGGCACCTGGTTCGTTTCGCACTGACTGGGCCGGTCGTTCGATGCAGCGCACTCCACGAAGCATTGCCGATTACGACGCCAGCTTCGATCCGGTGCGCAAAGCACGAGAAGAGAAGAGCGGAAAGCAACTTGGCGACCCACAGAAGGCTGCGCAAGCCATGTTGCAGGTGATTGCCAGCGCGACGCCACCGAAACACCTGCTATTGGGTAGTGATGCTTTGAGTCTGGTTCGGGAAAAGCTGAATCGTGCAGCCAGTGAGATTGATCAGTGGGAAACACTGACCCGTTCAACCGATGGTTGA
- a CDS encoding GCN5-related N-acetyltransferase yields MVEIMKYIDAHVPESGYVSLIADGQAQDLYAQFGFIQTAPRSVGMAYRPG; encoded by the coding sequence ATGGTTGAAATCATGAAATACATCGACGCCCATGTTCCTGAAAGCGGCTACGTCAGCCTGATCGCGGATGGTCAGGCGCAAGACCTCTACGCACAGTTTGGTTTCATCCAAACGGCACCACGTTCTGTGGGTATGGCTTACCGTCCAGGGTAA
- the amtB_2 gene encoding ammonia transporter: protein MVNRLPGKSLLALLTVCSLSPLAQAADAPVLNTGSTAWMVTAAVLVLFMCLPGLALFYGGLVRAKNMLSLFTQCFGIAGVVGVLWVIYGYSMVVDTTNMVEGEVTFNSFVGGLSRAFLSGMTADSLVGEIPEGVFVTFQMTFAIITPALIAGAFAERMKFSAALLFMALWFTLVYAPVAHMVWGGAGALMHNWGVLDFAGGTAVHINAGVAALAACLILGKRKGYQNTPMPAHNLSLTMAGAAMLWVGWFGFNIGSGGGLSGVSGIVMINTQLGACAGIIGWMFIEWFKVGKPSAQGLACGALAGLVGITPACAYVGVGGALAIGLLCGVFCYLSVTVLKQRFGYDDSLDVFGLHGIGGMIGAILTGVFCVPSLGGLVQDVTMGSQVIAQVKGVLMTTVYCFVVSWVILKVVNALIGLRAHDSVEEMGLDLAEHNERAYNH, encoded by the coding sequence ATGGTTAACCGTCTACCCGGCAAATCCCTTCTCGCGTTACTCACTGTCTGTTCCCTCAGCCCCTTGGCCCAGGCCGCCGATGCGCCGGTATTGAACACCGGCAGCACCGCCTGGATGGTCACCGCCGCCGTATTGGTGCTGTTCATGTGCTTGCCCGGTCTGGCGCTGTTTTATGGCGGACTGGTGCGGGCGAAAAACATGCTGTCGTTGTTCACCCAGTGCTTTGGCATCGCGGGCGTAGTGGGCGTGCTGTGGGTGATCTACGGCTACAGCATGGTGGTCGACACCACCAACATGGTCGAAGGCGAGGTGACCTTCAACAGCTTTGTCGGCGGTCTGAGCCGAGCCTTTTTGTCTGGCATGACCGCCGACAGTCTGGTGGGTGAGATTCCCGAGGGCGTGTTCGTGACCTTCCAGATGACCTTCGCCATCATCACCCCTGCGCTGATCGCCGGGGCATTCGCCGAACGCATGAAGTTCTCGGCAGCGCTGCTGTTCATGGCGCTGTGGTTCACCCTTGTGTATGCGCCGGTCGCCCATATGGTCTGGGGCGGAGCGGGGGCCTTGATGCATAACTGGGGCGTGCTGGACTTTGCCGGTGGCACCGCCGTGCATATCAATGCCGGGGTTGCGGCGCTGGCGGCCTGCCTGATCCTGGGCAAGCGCAAGGGTTATCAGAATACCCCCATGCCCGCCCACAACCTGAGCCTGACCATGGCCGGTGCCGCCATGCTCTGGGTGGGATGGTTCGGCTTCAACATCGGCTCCGGTGGCGGCTTGAGCGGTGTGTCGGGCATCGTCATGATCAACACGCAATTGGGCGCCTGCGCCGGGATCATCGGCTGGATGTTCATTGAGTGGTTCAAGGTTGGCAAGCCGAGTGCGCAAGGCCTGGCCTGTGGCGCATTGGCTGGTCTGGTCGGCATTACACCGGCTTGCGCGTACGTCGGTGTTGGCGGCGCGCTTGCGATTGGCTTGCTGTGTGGGGTGTTCTGCTACCTGAGCGTGACCGTCCTCAAGCAACGCTTCGGCTATGACGACAGCCTCGACGTGTTCGGCCTGCACGGCATCGGCGGTATGATCGGCGCGATCCTGACGGGTGTTTTCTGCGTGCCATCGCTGGGCGGCCTGGTGCAAGACGTGACCATGGGCAGTCAAGTGATTGCGCAGGTCAAAGGCGTGCTGATGACTACCGTGTACTGCTTTGTGGTCAGCTGGGTCATTCTCAAAGTCGTCAACGCGCTCATCGGCTTGCGCGCCCATGACTCGGTCGAAGAAATGGGGCTGGACCTGGCGGAGCATAACGAGCGGGCTTATAACCACTGA